From the Luteitalea sp. genome, the window AGTCCGACGTCACTGCGTACGCGGACGCGTTTCAGGATGCGTGGGACGCGTTTCGCCGCACGCGGCTCACGCACCTCGTCGAGCGGCTCGCCAGCGCCGTTCGAGCGGTCCGGCCGACGGTGTTCATCAGCGCCGCCGTCATACCGGATCCTACGGAAGCCACGAACGCGCGACTGCAAGAATGGCCCACGTGGCTCGAGCGAGGCCTGATCGACGTCATCTGCCCCATGATGTACACGTCGAGCGCGCAGCGTTTTGCGGGGCAAGCGGACCTCATTCAGGATGCGGCAGGCTCGTCGGTCTGGGTGGGCATCGGTGCCTGGCAGCTCTCGCCCGCGGAAACGGTTCAGCGTATCGAGGCCGCGCGCGCACGCAACTTCGCTGGCGTGGCGCTCTTTTCCTATGACAGCTTGGCGGCCCGCCGGCGTCCGTTTCTCACGACGGTGGATCGCCGCGCCTTCCAGGCAACCGCCAACGGCGCCCCAGGCTCGCGATAGATGACAGCCCTCGATCTCGCCGTGCTGGCCGTCTATCTGGTCGGCATGGTGCTCTTCGGCGCGTGGTTCTCGCGCTCGCAGCGTGACGTCAAGGACTACTTCGTTTCGGGTCACCGTGTGCCATGGTGGGCGATCATGGGCTCGATCGTCGCGACCGAGACGAGCACCGTGACGTTCATCAGCGTGCCTGGCCTCGCATACGCCGGCGACTTCCGATTTCTGCAGCTCGTCATCGGTTATCTCGTCGGACGAGTCGTCGTCGTCCTCCTGTTCGTGCCCGCGTACTTCCGCGGTGAGCTGCTCACCGTATATCAGCTCCTCGGCCAGCGATTCGGCAACGGCGTCAAACGTCTCGTCTCGGCGATCTTCATCGTGACGCGAAGCTTTGCCGACGGCTTCCGCCTCTTCGCGACCGGCCTCGTTCTCGCAGCGCTCCTCTTGTCCTCACCACGCTGGCAGGCGGAAGCCCAACGCTGGTTCCCCAACAGCGACCCGATGTTCGTCATGCTCGTCTTGTCGATCACGGTGATTGCCGCCGCGACGATGGTGTACACCTACCTTGGCGGCATCACGGCGGTGATCTGGACGGACGTTGTCCAGCTCATCGTCTATCTCACGGGTGCGCTCATCGCCGCGGCTATCTTGATCGGCGAGATTCCCGGTGGATGGGCCGAGCTTGCGCGTACGGCAAGTGCCGCGCAGAAGCTTCGCATGTTCGACTTCACATGGGACATCACGCGCGACTACACATTCTGGTCGGGTGTCGTGGGCGGCGCCTTCCTCACCACGGCGACGCACGGCACCGACCAGCTGATGGTCCAGCGCTACCTCTGCTCGCCTTCCGCGCGTGAGGCGCGCCTCGCCTTGCTCGTCAGCGGTGTCGTCGTGTTTCTCCAGTTCGCGCTCTTCCTTGGGATCGGGACGATGCTCTACGTGTACTACACGGGGAGCCATGCGGCAGAAATCGCGAGATTCACGGTCGACGGTCGACTTCTCACCGATCGCATCTTTCCAACCTTCATCGTCACCCACTTGCCGTCTGGTCTGGTCGGCCTGATCTCGGCCGCGGTCTTCGCAGCGGCAATGTCGACGCTCTCGTCCTCGTTGAACTCATCGGCGGCCGCGGCGGTCGGGGATTTCTACATGCCGGCCACCGAGGGTCGCCGATCTGCGCCGCACTATCTGCGCGTGGCACGTTGGACGACCGCGCTGTTCGGCGTGGCTCAGCTCCTCGTCGCGATCGCGGCAATCCGTCTCTCACAAACCGTTGTCAACGAGGTGCTCGGCATCGCGTCGTTCACCAACGGCATCGTTTTGGGCGTGTTCCTCCTCGGGACGTTGACGACGAACGTTTCGCAACGAGCGGCGGTGGTTGGTATCGCCGCCGGCACGCTGTTGATGCTCTTGGTCAAGCTCGCAACACCGGTGTCCTGGCAGTGGTACGTCCTGATTGGGTCCGTCGCAACCTTCGTGGCGGGACAGCTCGCGGCACGCCTGGCCCCGGCGGATGCCGAGGGCGGCGGTGGGTAATAAGCCCGGAATTCACCTGAGCTCCTATGAATTCAGGGCAGTGACCTGTCATGAGCGCGGCCCATCATCATCCACTTCCCGTGCGAACGCGGCTGCTCGTCTTGGTGGTGTTGTGCGCCGTGTCATTTGCTTCGGGTCTCGTGATCTCCTCAATCGGCCCGACAATACCGGATCTCGCAAGACGTCTGTCGTCGAGCCCAGGAGCGCTCGGCGCGCTGTTCACAGCGTTGTTCCTCGGCACGCTGGTTGCGCAGTCGATCACGTTTCTCTGGGCGGACCGGGTTGGCTTGCGTCCAGTGCTCGTGGCCGGCTTGCTGCTCTACGGCTGCGCCACGATCAGCCTGGCGCTATCGGGCTCGATGATGGCGCTCATGCTCTCCGCCTTTGGCATGGGCATCGGTTGGGGGTTCGCGGGGCTCTCGATCAATGTCCTACCGACCCAAATCACGGCGCGTCGCCTGAGTGTCGCGCTGAACCTGGTGAACTTGTGCTACGCCATCGGGGCCATCGGCGGTCCGCTGCTGGTGGCATTTGCGCTGCGGCACTTGTACAGTGCGGGCGCCGCGCTTCAGGTGGGAGGAGCTCTCCTACTTGCCTGCGCGGCTCCTGCCCTCGTGCTGGCGCCGCGCGGAGCCGGCGCCGCCTCCGCGAGCCTGCCGGCAACCCCACAGCGCCTGCACGCCTCGCCAATGCTCTGGACGCTTGGCGTGCTGGCGTTTCTCTACGTCGGGATCGAGAACGGGACCGGTGGCTGGACGCCAACATATCTCATGCGGACGTTGGCGCTGGATGAAGCAAGCGCCGCAAGCCACACAGCACTCTTTTGGATCGCGCTGTGCGGCGGTCGGTTGCTCGGCACCGTGCTTGGCCTGCGGGCCGGTGCGCGCGTGCTCCTCAAATGGAGTCTCGCCGGTGCCGTGTGTGGAAGTGTGCTCGCCCTCATCACCGTTGGACATCACCGCCCAACGCTCGTCGCGCTGATCATCCTCGGAGCGGCGTTCGGACCGATTTACGCGAGCCTGGTGGAGCTCGTGACCAGCGCCTTCCCTCGCCGGCCGAGTGCCGCGATGAGCATGGCCTCGGCCCTCGGCGCCGTCGGCGGTATGGTGCTGCCCTGGTTACAAGGGCTCTCGCTCGAGTGGTTCGGAGGATGGGCGATGGGCACCGTCGTCCTTGCGGCAGCGATCGGCATGGCCGCGTGCGCAGCCCTCGCGAACTGGTTTGCCGCGAAAAGGCCAGGCACCGCGTGAACGATGCCTGGCCGGCCGTGAACGTCTACCGAAGGAGCGCTCAGCGGCCCGCGCGGGTAGGGAGCCTCTCATCCATTCGAGATCCCGATCGCACTGCCCTGGTGCCCTTGTTGTGCACGACGCGCATCTCCCCACGCATCCGGACGACTTCAGAAAGACGCTTTCGGTTCAGTGTAATGTACCGGAACGCCAGTGCCCGGTCAAATGAAAAGGCTGACCGGCCAGAGCGCGGACGGGAACGTCTTAGATGCGCGGGCTCATCGGCGCGTCGGAGCGCCAGGGCGGGTCGGACCGGCGCCGCCTGGGCCTGGCTGTGGGCCAGGCTGCGGGCGACCCGTTCCTGGCCGCCCTCCTTGTTGGCCCGGTTGCGCGCCGGACTGGCCAGGCGCGCCAAACTGCGGCATGGCATCCTGGATGGTTACCACCCACTTGTCGTAATGGTCTTGTTCTTTGAAGATCTTGATCGATTCGTCGGTGTTCTTACTGCTCACACCGACCATGCCGCCTGGGATGAACTTTGCGCTGGTGTCCAGCTGCTCCCCGGGCTTGAGGGGCTGGTTGCGGCTGTCGGGGGCACCAGCAGAGGGATTGCGGGAATCACTTCCCCCACGCGGGCTCGCGCCAAGACCCACACCGCGCTGGCTCAGCGAGCCAGGCTGGCCCGACCGCGCCGTCGGCCCGAATTGTTGGCCACCGAATCCGCGCCCTCGCATTTGCCCCTGCGGACCTGGTCGCTGCGGCCCAGTCCCCGGGATCTGCCCCGGCAGAAGCTCTCCCGCGCGGACAACCCGGAACTCGCCGTCGGGCGACAGCGGATCCGTATACTTCTTCCGCAAGAATTTCTGCTTGACCAGGATCTCGACCGAGGTCGGATACGCGCCGGGGTACTTCCGTTGGAACAGCATGAGGG encodes:
- a CDS encoding transporter; protein product: MVGMVLFGAWFSRSQRDVKDYFVSGHRVPWWAIMGSIVATETSTVTFISVPGLAYAGDFRFLQLVIGYLVGRVVVVLLFVPAYFRGELLTVYQLLGQRFGNGVKRLVSAIFIVTRSFADGFRLFATGLVLAALLLSSPRWQAEAQRWFPNSDPMFVMLVLSITVIAAATMVYTYLGGITAVIWTDVVQLIVYLTGALIAAAILIGEIPGGWAELARTASAAQKLRMFDFTWDITRDYTFWSGVVGGAFLTTATHGTDQLMVQRYLCSPSAREARLALLVSGVVVFLQFALFLGIGTMLYVYYTGSHAAEIARFTVDGRLLTDRIFPTFIVTHLPSGLVGLISAAVFAAAMSTLSSSLNSSAAAAVGDFYMPATEGRRSAPHYLRVARWTTALFGVAQLLVAIAAIRLSQTVVNEVLGIASFTNGIVLGVFLLGTLTTNVSQRAAVVGIAAGTLLMLLVKLATPVSWQWYVLIGSVATFVAGQLAARLAPADAEGGGG
- a CDS encoding MFS transporter, with the translated sequence MSAAHHHPLPVRTRLLVLVVLCAVSFASGLVISSIGPTIPDLARRLSSSPGALGALFTALFLGTLVAQSITFLWADRVGLRPVLVAGLLLYGCATISLALSGSMMALMLSAFGMGIGWGFAGLSINVLPTQITARRLSVALNLVNLCYAIGAIGGPLLVAFALRHLYSAGAALQVGGALLLACAAPALVLAPRGAGAASASLPATPQRLHASPMLWTLGVLAFLYVGIENGTGGWTPTYLMRTLALDEASAASHTALFWIALCGGRLLGTVLGLRAGARVLLKWSLAGAVCGSVLALITVGHHRPTLVALIILGAAFGPIYASLVELVTSAFPRRPSAAMSMASALGAVGGMVLPWLQGLSLEWFGGWAMGTVVLAAAIGMAACAALANWFAAKRPGTA